The Primulina tabacum isolate GXHZ01 chromosome 7, ASM2559414v2, whole genome shotgun sequence genome includes a window with the following:
- the LOC142551293 gene encoding translationally-controlled tumor protein homolog — MLVYTDKLSGDELLSDSFPYKEIENGILWEVEGKWVTLGAVDVDIGANPSAEGGEEEEGVDDQAVKVVDIVDTFRLQEQPAFDKKQFIGYMKKYIKLLTAKLEGEELEVFKKNIEGATKFLLGKLKDLQFFVGESMHDDCTVVFAYYKDGATNPTFLYFGHGLKEVKC; from the exons ATGTTGGTATATACAGATAAGCTTTCAG GTGATGAACTCCTCTCGGACTCATTTCCGTACAAGGAAATCGAGAATGGGATTCTTTGGGAAGTCGAGGGAAAG TGGGTTACTTTGGGAGCAGTTGATGTAGACATTGGTGCAAACCCGTCAGCTGAAGGAGGCGAAGAGGAAGAAGGTGTTGATGATCAAGCTGTAAAAGTAGTCGACATTGTTGACACATTCAGGCTCCAG GAGCAACCTGCTTTTGACAAGAAGCAGTTCATTGGCTATATGAAGAAGTACATTAAGCTGTTGACAGCCAAGCTCGAAGGGGAGGAGCTTGAGGTGTTCAAGAAGAACATCGAGGGGGCAACCAAGTTCTTGCTTGGAAAGCTCAAAGACCTTCAATT TTTCGTCGGAGAGAGCATGCATGATGACTGCACCGTTGTGTTTGCTTACTACAAGGATGGAGCCACTAATCCAACATTCTTGTACTTCGGCCATGGTTTGAAGGAAGTCAAGTGTTGA